A window of the Podospora bellae-mahoneyi strain CBS 112042 chromosome 6, whole genome shotgun sequence genome harbors these coding sequences:
- a CDS encoding hypothetical protein (EggNog:ENOG503NZQM; COG:S) has translation MDSQHRVDKAARLMRKGSVRDAQKVSKLQRSLNNNEETSRTQSVQTRLNDKSLAPSPIVTLVVGAEARLFAAHEDVLCQSSFFERVIRSNFTDAQNRRISLPDEEPEVFSGILEYLYKGDYYPRLLHNKQRNSWELEDSLPRRVTPQTSPTINDSPKFGGGRAGQTPQTPAAVEATVFLSGISQHILRDTAIYCAADRFGLEELKRLALRKQGLQAGIDVGTILRSAQYCYANTPDSDSRLRAHYLALIIRCRKTFKRSGTMQAEMEKCGSDNVYGEGSGKLFFDLFVAMCNHLDDVIDASNARTPKTI, from the coding sequence atggaTTCACAACACCGCGTGGACAAGGCCGCGAGGCTGATGAGGAAGGGCTCCGTGCGGGATGCCCAAAAAGTGTCGAAATTGCAACGGTCGCTCAATAACAACGAGGAGACCTCGCGTACACAGAGTGTGCAGACGAGGCTCAACGACAAGTCTCTTGCCCCTTCACCCATCGTCACCCTGGTGGTGGGCGCAGAGGCACGGCTGTTTGCAGCGCACGAAGATGTGCTCTGCCAGTCATCCTTTTTCGAGAGGGTGATTCGGAGCAACTTCACCGATGCGCAGAATAGAAGGATCTCCCTCCCGGACGAGGAGCCAGAGGTCTTCAGCGGAATCCTCGAATATCTCTACAAGGGCGACTATTACCCCCGCTTGTTGCACAACAAGCAGCGCAACTCTTGGGAGCTCGAGGACTCGCTTCCCCGTCGGGtcaccccccaaacctccccgaCGATCAACGACTCACCTAAATTCGGAGGTGGCCGCGCAGGCCAAACCCCCCAGACCCCTGCGGCTGTCGAGGCGACCGTGTTCCTCTCGGGCATCAGCCAGCACATCCTTCGCGACACGGCCATCTACTGCGCTGCTGATCGCtttgggctggaggagctcaagaggCTGGCGCTGCGGAAGCAAGGATTGCAGGCCGGCATCGACGTTGGCACCATCCTCCGCAGCGCGCAGTACTGCTACGCCAACACGCCCGACTCAGACAGCCGTCTGCGCGCCCATTACCTAGCACTCATCATCCGGTGCCGCAAGACCTTTAAGCGCAGCGGCACCAtgcaggccgagatggagaagtGCGGCAGCGACAACGTGTACGGCGAGGGAAGTGGGAAGTTGTTCTTTGATCTGTTTGTTGCCATGTGCAACCACCTCGACGACGTCATCGATGCGAGCAACGCGCGGACCCCCAAGACGATCTAA